A stretch of the Polynucleobacter tropicus genome encodes the following:
- the fliE gene encoding flagellar hook-basal body complex protein FliE, whose amino-acid sequence MSTSNVDSMITRMQALAAAASGKPLASDNQATNGVDFSAVLKNAIENVNTAQNSAQAKAQSFSSGASDTSLEDVIVSLQKANLSLQGMIAVRNRLVDAYKEVTNLQV is encoded by the coding sequence ATGAGTACAAGCAATGTCGATTCTATGATTACCCGGATGCAGGCCTTGGCCGCAGCAGCCAGCGGTAAGCCTTTAGCCAGCGATAACCAAGCAACTAATGGTGTTGACTTCTCTGCAGTACTGAAAAACGCTATTGAAAATGTCAATACCGCTCAAAACAGTGCCCAAGCCAAAGCCCAGTCTTTTTCTAGTGGAGCCTCTGACACCTCTTTGGAAGATGTGATTGTGTCGCTCCAAAAAGCCAATCTTTCTTTACAAGGCATGATCGCAGTACGTAACCGCTTAGTGGACGCCTACAAGGAAGTAACCAATTTACAGGTTTGA
- a CDS encoding flagellar protein FliS — protein MSAKAAKAYASNDVEGGVIDSDPAELIVLIFERTLDHLKLGKKMLEESQYGIENFTKANDLIQKGLLACLDYNRGADVADNLAAIYEWSLREIIKGRAEKSPEKIQAVIDVLTPLYEGWLALSAKEPMHFSSPESAANESVISS, from the coding sequence ATGAGTGCTAAAGCAGCCAAGGCTTATGCCTCCAATGATGTCGAGGGTGGGGTCATTGATTCTGATCCAGCTGAGTTAATTGTTTTGATATTTGAGCGTACTCTCGATCACCTCAAGCTTGGAAAAAAAATGCTTGAGGAATCTCAATATGGGATTGAAAACTTTACAAAAGCAAACGATCTAATTCAGAAGGGGCTGCTCGCCTGCTTGGATTACAACCGCGGCGCTGATGTGGCGGATAACTTAGCGGCAATTTATGAGTGGTCACTAAGGGAAATTATTAAGGGTAGAGCTGAAAAGTCTCCAGAAAAGATTCAAGCCGTAATTGATGTATTAACCCCTCTTTATGAAGGTTGGTTAGCTCTGTCGGCAAAAGAGCCAATGCATTTTTCTAGTCCTGAGTCTGCCGCAAATGAGTCAGTAATAAGCTCATGA
- the fliD gene encoding flagellar filament capping protein FliD: MATSSTTSSTGSVTTSAIDVASIVSQLMTVENKPLDAITAKITGIQTKISDLGTIKGKIASLQSALQTFEDPSTYNNPVAQSGDASIVTAKASGGAVIGSVGVLVNQIATASSYALHKSASTVNGVTSYTDFPASNSTLAIDADHPFSLTVGGQTYSTATTSIVGTGTSGAITLTDLASWINALGANVSASTVQTGASSGWVLQIQGADTGAVNEVSNIGISAPSLASSFTAGTEGTPATQAITFNVLYSGESITVGGLTFTANTGLNPAQVAAVFSGLSAGATTKAGVTTGTYSGTFTSGWDSGSVTGTSTVGFTAKANAVGTAITSSVGTVGVATSSFTSGGAGAAATQTFTFNGLRGGESLTVGGLTFTANGGLSAASVAAAFSNLSAGATTKAGVTTGTYSGTFTSDWSTGSVANTSDVTFTAIANGAGSAIAYSSVANRITGNSFTAGTAGTPATQAITFNALNSGESITVGGLTFTANTNLSAANVAAAFTSLSAGATTKAGVTTGTYSGALLSGWDSGSVTGTSTVGFTAKTNAVGTAIPFSAGTGVSNIETLVTAQDAKAVIGGLSVTRSSNQFNDVVDGITFNLTGKSTSTNPTVVTVSQGADNSSSMITTLMQAYNDMVTTYNKLTANSSNSATPGTFATDPAMLSFVNNIKSMFAYGATDAGSATITGYTSSSQTMSLSSDGYIKVGSVKYNFAGTGGVGTTTPTVNQFVSWINSLKAGVNANFDGTKINIQNDQVNTGFTVDFSGLNATVTRSTTSLASLGLDIQLDGTMQFNTASYQKSVTSGLLAKLAKGLKVGYLGETSNLDSFIKAQIDNSKGALVTEISQQQDAITRLQEKKVDLQDHINQVQNNYISQYSALNALLFQLSSTSTSLASALTAITNINAGK, encoded by the coding sequence ATGGCCACATCAAGCACAACTTCCAGCACTGGGTCTGTAACAACAAGCGCAATTGACGTTGCTAGCATTGTTTCTCAACTGATGACGGTTGAGAATAAGCCTTTAGATGCCATCACGGCAAAAATTACTGGAATCCAGACAAAAATCAGTGATTTAGGCACTATAAAAGGAAAAATTGCCAGTCTACAAAGTGCACTACAAACCTTTGAAGATCCAAGTACCTATAACAATCCAGTAGCTCAAAGTGGTGATGCTTCCATTGTGACGGCTAAGGCAAGTGGTGGCGCCGTCATTGGATCAGTCGGAGTGCTTGTTAATCAAATTGCGACAGCCTCTAGTTATGCCCTTCATAAGTCAGCATCTACTGTAAATGGTGTTACAAGTTACACCGATTTCCCGGCATCCAACTCAACATTAGCGATTGATGCAGATCATCCATTTAGCCTTACCGTAGGTGGGCAAACGTACAGCACTGCTACAACTTCAATTGTTGGCACTGGCACAAGTGGTGCAATCACTTTAACTGATTTGGCTTCCTGGATTAACGCCTTGGGGGCAAATGTTAGTGCTTCAACAGTGCAGACAGGAGCCTCTAGTGGGTGGGTATTGCAAATTCAAGGAGCAGATACTGGCGCTGTTAACGAAGTTAGCAACATTGGTATTTCTGCTCCCTCATTGGCTAGTTCATTTACCGCTGGAACAGAAGGTACTCCAGCTACCCAGGCGATTACTTTTAATGTTCTTTACAGTGGTGAATCTATCACCGTTGGGGGACTAACCTTTACAGCCAATACTGGTTTAAACCCTGCTCAAGTAGCCGCAGTTTTCTCTGGTCTTTCTGCCGGAGCGACTACCAAGGCGGGAGTAACTACCGGAACTTATTCTGGAACGTTTACCTCAGGATGGGACTCTGGCTCGGTGACTGGTACGAGTACCGTTGGATTTACAGCTAAAGCGAATGCTGTTGGTACGGCTATTACATCGTCTGTCGGAACAGTTGGTGTGGCAACAAGTTCGTTTACATCTGGCGGGGCTGGTGCCGCAGCTACTCAAACATTTACTTTTAATGGTCTTAGAGGTGGTGAGTCCCTCACCGTAGGGGGGCTTACCTTTACAGCCAATGGTGGTCTGAGCGCTGCAAGTGTAGCTGCTGCGTTCTCTAACCTTTCTGCTGGTGCCACCACCAAGGCGGGAGTTACTACCGGAACTTATTCTGGAACGTTTACGTCAGATTGGAGCACAGGATCTGTAGCTAATACCAGTGATGTAACGTTTACGGCAATAGCGAATGGCGCTGGTTCTGCGATAGCGTACTCTTCTGTAGCCAATAGAATTACCGGCAACTCATTTACCGCTGGAACGGCAGGAACCCCAGCTACCCAAGCGATTACTTTCAATGCTCTGAATAGCGGTGAATCTATTACCGTTGGAGGGCTTACCTTTACAGCAAATACCAATCTGAGCGCTGCAAATGTAGCCGCAGCGTTCACTAGCCTTTCTGCTGGTGCAACTACTAAGGCGGGAGTAACCACCGGAACATATTCCGGAGCTTTACTATCAGGCTGGGACTCTGGCTCAGTCACCGGCACGAGTACGGTTGGGTTTACAGCTAAAACGAATGCTGTGGGTACGGCCATTCCATTTTCTGCAGGTACCGGAGTATCCAATATTGAGACATTAGTTACCGCACAAGATGCAAAAGCAGTTATTGGAGGCTTGTCAGTAACACGTTCTAGCAATCAATTTAATGATGTAGTTGATGGTATTACCTTCAACCTTACTGGTAAATCAACTTCTACCAATCCTACTGTCGTGACGGTTTCCCAGGGCGCTGATAATTCAAGCTCAATGATTACTACATTGATGCAGGCTTATAACGATATGGTTACAACATATAACAAGTTGACTGCCAACAGCTCTAATTCTGCAACGCCCGGTACTTTTGCAACTGACCCGGCAATGCTGTCATTTGTGAATAATATTAAATCCATGTTTGCATATGGCGCTACGGATGCAGGATCGGCGACAATTACTGGTTATACGTCAAGCAGTCAAACCATGAGCCTAAGCTCAGATGGCTATATTAAAGTGGGCTCTGTTAAATATAATTTTGCAGGTACTGGCGGTGTTGGTACTACCACCCCAACTGTTAACCAATTTGTTAGTTGGATTAATAGTCTTAAAGCTGGCGTCAATGCAAATTTTGATGGTACAAAAATCAACATTCAAAATGATCAGGTAAACACTGGCTTTACGGTAGATTTCTCGGGGCTCAATGCTACCGTGACCAGAAGTACGACAAGCCTAGCTTCTTTGGGCTTAGATATTCAGCTTGACGGCACGATGCAATTTAATACGGCAAGTTATCAAAAATCAGTTACTAGCGGATTGCTTGCAAAATTAGCAAAAGGTTTAAAAGTTGGTTATTTAGGTGAGACTAGTAATTTAGATAGCTTTATCAAAGCGCAAATTGATAATTCAAAAGGTGCCTTGGTAACGGAAATTAGTCAACAGCAAGACGCCATAACGCGCTTGCAAGAGAAAAAGGTTGATTTACAGGACCACATTAATCAGGTTCAAAATAATTATATTTCTCAATATTCAGCCTTAAATGCCTTATTATTTCAATTGAGCTCTACCAGTACATCGCTAGCGAGTGCCCTAACTGCGATTACCAATATCAATGCTGGAAAATAA
- a CDS encoding flagellin: MSTVINTNLASLFAQNSLSNAQNNLATSVQRLSSGLRINSAKDDAAGLAIAQNMQSQLNGTNQSIQNLSNATNLLQTADTSLSTIQDMLLRMKQLATQGYDGSLNATQMQDVVQQMSELNTEINQTAQRTQFNGISLIGSGSSVDRVTGGVYAGQYLSSISANLGPTDSTYKMGSGVVSFATAFGSSTYTPTGAYDAKFDIQLTNDDVVRQNPGAYTFTAVGNQLTMSYTGTDNVPQQQTITVENAPADANATKDHIQHLDFSKFGITLNLTTTAQMGGADVLGSDIALKLQGQKFQVTGQASKITSIDLSGSAANSYVLTTSSLGASTTPATVALTTAGVAPTGGTGGVAAVQTVTFTSLAAGESVTVNGLTMTAKTGLTAAQVAEQFSGYTAGTTAGSITKTQLGTWSGSAISGYSSAAYTANATTATFTQTAASLVSSAWTASQTKQNSVLNLAWTDSAQVNHSETVDLANYDFTRGTDTSINFKNAGINIKLHNFQTQSGANVAWQLAHLKDPLGSTNGHLNVVNPGASSLDFQSGPQSNSFITINTLNVYTGTSGQFSGDQIAMTEVGSKHDVLAGMNAQTSTADWQAAFKEASAAIDSAIDYISTQRSTFGSQINRLSYITTNLSAQSTNLQSSKSAIMDTNFASETATLTKGQIMQQAATAMLAQANQMPNVILSLLK; encoded by the coding sequence ATGTCTACCGTTATTAATACCAACTTAGCATCATTGTTTGCGCAGAACAGCTTGTCTAATGCTCAAAACAACCTAGCAACATCTGTACAGCGTTTGTCTTCTGGTTTGCGTATTAATAGCGCAAAAGACGATGCTGCTGGCCTAGCCATTGCACAAAACATGCAAAGCCAATTAAATGGCACAAATCAGTCTATTCAAAACTTGAGCAATGCAACAAACCTTTTGCAAACAGCCGATACTTCTTTATCTACTATTCAAGACATGTTGCTGCGCATGAAGCAATTGGCGACTCAAGGTTACGATGGGTCTTTGAATGCAACTCAAATGCAAGACGTTGTTCAGCAAATGAGCGAGCTAAATACCGAGATCAATCAAACAGCTCAGCGTACTCAATTTAACGGTATTAGCTTAATCGGCAGCGGGTCATCAGTTGATCGCGTAACTGGTGGTGTATATGCTGGACAATATTTATCAAGCATCTCAGCAAATTTGGGACCTACGGACAGCACATACAAAATGGGATCAGGAGTTGTCTCTTTTGCAACTGCATTTGGTTCAAGCACTTATACACCAACTGGTGCTTATGATGCAAAATTTGACATTCAATTGACAAATGACGATGTAGTTCGTCAAAACCCAGGTGCTTATACATTTACTGCGGTTGGAAATCAGTTAACAATGTCTTACACTGGCACTGACAATGTTCCGCAACAGCAAACAATAACCGTTGAGAATGCTCCTGCGGATGCTAATGCAACCAAAGACCACATTCAACATCTTGATTTCAGCAAGTTTGGCATTACTTTGAATTTGACAACAACAGCGCAAATGGGTGGTGCGGATGTATTGGGTTCAGATATTGCCCTAAAACTCCAAGGTCAAAAATTTCAAGTTACAGGTCAGGCGTCAAAAATTACATCGATAGATCTATCGGGGTCTGCTGCTAACAGTTATGTATTAACTACTAGCAGTCTTGGTGCTTCTACAACTCCTGCAACGGTTGCATTAACAACGGCTGGTGTTGCTCCAACGGGAGGTACCGGTGGTGTTGCGGCCGTTCAGACGGTAACATTTACATCATTGGCGGCTGGCGAATCTGTTACGGTTAATGGTTTGACAATGACTGCTAAAACAGGCTTGACAGCGGCTCAGGTTGCAGAGCAGTTTAGTGGATATACGGCTGGCACCACCGCTGGCTCAATAACCAAGACTCAACTGGGTACATGGTCTGGTAGCGCTATCTCGGGTTACTCAAGTGCTGCTTATACAGCAAATGCAACCACAGCAACGTTTACTCAGACTGCTGCGTCCTTAGTTTCTTCCGCTTGGACAGCTAGTCAGACAAAGCAAAATAGTGTGCTCAACTTGGCTTGGACAGATTCCGCACAAGTAAATCACTCGGAAACAGTTGATCTTGCAAACTATGATTTTACTCGTGGCACCGATACATCCATTAATTTCAAAAATGCTGGGATTAATATCAAGCTCCATAATTTCCAGACTCAATCTGGCGCAAATGTCGCATGGCAGCTTGCGCATCTTAAGGACCCGTTGGGCTCTACTAATGGGCACTTAAATGTTGTAAATCCAGGAGCAAGTTCATTAGATTTCCAAAGCGGACCACAAAGCAATAGTTTCATCACTATTAATACTTTGAATGTTTACACTGGAACTTCTGGTCAGTTCTCTGGTGACCAAATTGCAATGACTGAAGTTGGTTCTAAGCATGATGTCTTGGCTGGCATGAATGCTCAGACCTCTACAGCAGATTGGCAAGCAGCATTCAAAGAGGCTTCTGCTGCTATCGATTCTGCAATTGACTATATTTCCACACAGCGCTCTACATTTGGCTCACAGATTAATCGCTTAAGCTACATTACTACCAACTTGTCAGCGCAAAGTACCAATTTGCAGAGCTCTAAGTCTGCGATTATGGACACAAACTTTGCTTCTGAAACTGCAACTTTGACTAAGGGTCAGATCATGCAGCAAGCTGCTACAGCAATGTTGGCACAAGCTAATCAGATGCCAAACGTTATCCTGTCTCTCTTGAAGTAA
- a CDS encoding flagellar protein FlaG, producing the protein MSNSINSTVGASAQYAPSVLPAQTAPVASSAPKVNIPSDAEVVAKVASTEIKSSGVNEAAQPTRIAVEKAAKELESFVQSMGRNLNISVDGNTGYHVVTVTNPETGEVIRQMPSPELLKIAQSLPKYDGLFLSRKA; encoded by the coding sequence ATGAGCAATTCGATCAACAGCACAGTGGGAGCTAGCGCGCAATACGCACCAAGCGTATTGCCAGCTCAAACTGCGCCTGTCGCATCTAGCGCTCCGAAGGTGAATATTCCAAGTGATGCAGAGGTGGTGGCTAAGGTAGCTAGTACTGAGATTAAATCTTCAGGCGTCAATGAAGCTGCTCAGCCAACACGTATAGCAGTTGAAAAGGCCGCTAAAGAGCTTGAATCGTTTGTTCAGTCCATGGGCCGTAATTTGAATATTTCAGTCGATGGCAACACTGGTTACCATGTTGTCACTGTGACTAATCCCGAAACTGGTGAAGTCATTCGCCAGATGCCATCTCCAGAGCTGTTGAAGATCGCTCAAAGCCTACCAAAGTACGACGGGCTCTTCTTAAGCCGCAAGGCTTAA
- a CDS encoding EscU/YscU/HrcU family type III secretion system export apparatus switch protein, whose protein sequence is MDERKVRKAVALVYEANSAAPRITGQGEGFVADAILAKAKEFGIPTRTEPELVEFLMQLKLNELVPPKLYAAVAEVLAWAYEVDGKTAPNPNNVVIDR, encoded by the coding sequence ATGGATGAAAGAAAAGTCCGCAAGGCAGTAGCTCTTGTATATGAGGCCAATAGTGCTGCTCCGCGTATTACAGGGCAGGGCGAAGGCTTTGTGGCGGATGCGATTCTAGCCAAGGCAAAAGAATTCGGGATTCCTACAAGAACTGAGCCTGAGTTAGTCGAGTTTTTAATGCAACTTAAACTCAATGAATTAGTGCCCCCTAAGCTCTATGCTGCTGTTGCGGAGGTGTTGGCCTGGGCTTATGAGGTTGATGGCAAAACTGCGCCCAATCCTAATAATGTAGTGATTGATCGCTGA
- a CDS encoding flagellar protein FlaG, translating to MSSVTSANATTVANVATSSVKTLEQLSAPSIKQAPTDAEVIAKVLSTEFKPSNVNQASQPTQEVIAKTAKQMESFVQSMGRELNFSVDKASGYSVVRVVNPQTGEVIRQLPSEELLKIAEMFEQTNSALVNQKA from the coding sequence ATGAGTTCAGTTACATCAGCTAATGCAACTACAGTTGCTAATGTTGCAACAAGCTCTGTTAAAACACTCGAGCAATTATCCGCACCTAGTATTAAGCAAGCTCCAACAGATGCAGAAGTAATTGCTAAGGTTCTTAGTACAGAGTTTAAGCCTTCTAACGTAAATCAAGCTTCTCAACCAACTCAAGAGGTTATTGCAAAGACTGCAAAGCAAATGGAAAGTTTTGTGCAGTCCATGGGTAGAGAGCTGAATTTTTCAGTCGATAAGGCATCGGGTTACTCGGTAGTTCGAGTAGTAAACCCTCAGACCGGCGAGGTTATTCGTCAGCTTCCTTCCGAGGAGTTGCTGAAAATTGCCGAGATGTTTGAGCAAACTAACAGTGCATTGGTTAATCAAAAAGCGTAA
- a CDS encoding sensor histidine kinase: MTKPETTIPASTQSASPSLDAKGLEEAFAIFYAESQKLEAQQIALQGKIDQLSDELQKSNQRLGILMNAIPAGVILLENNIVLLHNPAVLHFLPTLSSGQFFEIPGDWQPSIAPGEYLIGNTDTSGSKPQKTVQVIRIDEGIRSFIQIQDITANISLHQETQRENRLTAMGKMAAGIAHQFRTPLATALLYSSHLCDDSLTPDISQEFAERLRKQLLDLEKLSQDMLRFISNRPTKTILVSAHQIIDEAQASIQALFESNDVALVVQSNIPASCMLLVEPKSIPNALVAILENALSVSKPKDKVTLRAQVDAKKLMITIEDQGPGIASTIIDSLFEPFSTTSANGTGLGLSIAKNTIEAHRGTISVENSPHGAIFKITLPITSE; encoded by the coding sequence TTGACCAAGCCTGAGACCACTATACCCGCAAGCACGCAAAGTGCAAGCCCTAGCCTAGATGCTAAGGGTCTAGAGGAGGCATTTGCAATTTTTTATGCTGAATCTCAGAAATTAGAAGCTCAGCAAATCGCCCTACAGGGCAAGATTGATCAGCTCAGTGATGAGCTTCAGAAATCGAACCAACGCCTAGGCATCCTCATGAATGCCATTCCCGCTGGCGTAATCCTGCTCGAAAACAATATCGTTCTTCTGCATAACCCTGCAGTCTTGCACTTCTTGCCCACCCTAAGCTCAGGTCAATTTTTTGAGATTCCTGGTGACTGGCAGCCATCGATTGCCCCCGGGGAATACTTAATTGGTAACACCGATACGTCTGGCTCAAAACCTCAAAAAACGGTACAAGTCATTCGTATTGATGAGGGCATTCGAAGCTTTATTCAAATTCAAGACATCACCGCAAATATCTCATTACATCAAGAGACTCAAAGAGAAAATCGCCTCACTGCTATGGGAAAAATGGCAGCAGGCATTGCGCATCAATTTCGCACTCCTTTGGCAACCGCCCTGCTGTATTCATCCCACCTTTGTGATGACAGTCTTACGCCAGATATCTCGCAAGAATTTGCTGAGCGTCTTCGTAAGCAATTGCTCGATCTTGAAAAACTTTCGCAAGACATGCTGCGCTTTATTTCAAATCGCCCCACCAAAACCATTTTGGTTAGCGCTCACCAAATTATTGATGAAGCACAAGCAAGCATTCAAGCCCTCTTTGAAAGCAATGATGTTGCATTGGTCGTGCAAAGCAATATTCCTGCATCATGCATGTTATTGGTTGAGCCCAAATCAATACCCAATGCTTTAGTGGCGATTTTAGAAAATGCTCTGAGTGTTTCTAAGCCAAAAGACAAGGTGACATTACGAGCACAAGTCGATGCAAAAAAACTGATGATTACGATTGAAGATCAAGGCCCTGGAATTGCGTCAACCATTATTGACTCTTTGTTTGAGCCTTTTTCTACGACCAGCGCCAATGGTACTGGTCTTGGCTTATCAATTGCCAAAAATACGATTGAAGCGCACCGTGGAACCATTAGCGTTGAGAACTCTCCACATGGTGCCATTTTTAAAATTACCTTACCAATTACTTCTGAGTAA
- a CDS encoding sigma-54-dependent transcriptional regulator, whose protein sequence is MSELANECFPVILVEDDEDLREAIAVTLRMKGIDFVTHQRAETVVPLLRPDLKTVLVTDYKLPGMTGIDLLKIAQKECPDLPVVIMTAFADAKLAVEALKAGARDFLIKPFVPQQLIEIISRYRAPDGASTNPINANNSSNSNNADAGSSTNETESKRSEIVGSEIRPADHNVIAVDPQTVAIFSRCERVAATDTSVLVTGESGAGKEVVAHHIHKTSKRANGPYIAINCAAIPDTLLESILFGHEKGSFTGATKAQAGKFEQANKGTLFLDEIGEMPATLQTKLLRVLQDKKVERIGSTDSIQADVRIIAATNLNLQDQVKAGKFREDLYFRLNVFPIHVPELRKRPLDIIPLAEFFLKRYSVNIGRDSLTLSNPAKALLQKYTWPGNVRELENIIQRAVLLADGDQISAQDLELDESQGNQSSAAKDQITSEIVENPNLSPKNGQNGTEIALNKSESQDIESVEREHILKVLAEVNGNRTKAVEILGISARALRYKLKSYKDAGFLTE, encoded by the coding sequence ATGTCTGAGCTTGCAAATGAATGTTTCCCCGTCATCCTCGTTGAGGATGACGAAGACCTTAGAGAGGCCATTGCGGTAACGCTTCGCATGAAGGGCATTGATTTTGTCACACACCAGCGCGCCGAAACAGTCGTGCCTTTGTTGCGCCCCGATCTTAAGACGGTCTTAGTGACAGACTACAAGCTGCCAGGCATGACTGGCATTGATCTGCTCAAGATTGCGCAAAAAGAATGCCCAGACTTACCCGTGGTGATCATGACTGCATTCGCCGACGCCAAACTTGCTGTTGAAGCACTTAAAGCAGGTGCACGTGACTTCTTAATTAAACCTTTTGTCCCCCAGCAATTGATTGAAATCATTTCGCGCTATCGCGCTCCTGATGGCGCCAGTACAAATCCAATCAATGCAAATAATTCCAGCAATTCCAATAATGCAGATGCTGGATCAAGCACTAACGAAACAGAATCCAAGAGGAGTGAAATCGTTGGATCAGAAATTCGGCCTGCTGATCACAATGTGATTGCCGTTGATCCACAAACGGTAGCGATATTTTCTCGTTGTGAGCGAGTTGCCGCAACTGATACTAGTGTTTTAGTAACCGGCGAATCTGGTGCGGGCAAAGAAGTTGTCGCGCATCATATTCATAAAACATCCAAGCGCGCAAACGGCCCTTATATTGCGATTAATTGCGCAGCAATTCCAGACACACTTCTCGAATCAATTTTGTTTGGTCATGAAAAAGGATCGTTTACTGGAGCCACTAAAGCGCAAGCAGGTAAGTTTGAGCAAGCAAATAAAGGCACACTCTTCTTAGATGAAATTGGTGAGATGCCCGCAACATTGCAAACGAAATTGCTGAGGGTGCTACAGGATAAAAAGGTGGAGCGCATTGGCTCGACCGATTCGATTCAAGCAGATGTGCGCATCATTGCAGCCACCAACCTCAACCTACAAGATCAAGTTAAAGCTGGAAAATTCAGAGAAGATTTGTACTTTCGTTTGAACGTATTTCCAATTCATGTACCAGAACTTCGCAAGCGTCCACTAGACATCATCCCTTTGGCTGAATTTTTCCTCAAACGTTACAGCGTGAACATCGGGAGGGATTCTTTAACCCTAAGTAACCCAGCCAAAGCGTTACTGCAAAAATATACCTGGCCTGGGAATGTACGGGAGCTAGAAAACATTATTCAGCGAGCAGTATTGCTTGCTGATGGAGATCAAATCTCCGCCCAAGACCTAGAGCTAGATGAATCTCAAGGGAATCAAAGTAGCGCAGCTAAAGATCAGATTACTTCAGAGATAGTAGAAAACCCAAATTTGAGCCCAAAAAATGGGCAAAATGGCACAGAAATTGCATTAAATAAGAGCGAAAGTCAGGATATTGAGTCCGTAGAGCGTGAGCACATTCTCAAAGTTTTGGCTGAAGTAAATGGAAATAGAACAAAAGCCGTAGAGATATTAGGCATTTCAGCAAGAGCCCTGCGCTACAAGCTCAAATCCTATAAAGATGCTGGCTTTTTAACTGAATAA